The Camelus bactrianus isolate YW-2024 breed Bactrian camel chromosome 13, ASM4877302v1, whole genome shotgun sequence nucleotide sequence GCAAATACTTAAggcattcatacatatatatatacatacatacatgcatacggCAGCAGCAGTAGAAGCAAGTTTCTGTGGAACACTTTGGTTCTGTGTGGAATACAAAAGAGTTGTGGATAATCCTCTGTCCTTAGGAAGTTTATTCacatgtttaaaaacaaacaaaaaaatctattgaGTGCCTTCTAAATCTGCACCCTCCAATATGATAATTACGTAAGGCTgtttaaatttaaagttaaatgaagttaaaaatcCAGCTTGTCAGTtacactggccacatttcaagtcaTCAGTAACTGCATATGACTAGTGACTGCCATATTGGACAGCTTAGGTAAAAACATTTCCATCGTTGTAGAAAGTTCTGTTGGGCAGTGCTGTTCTGGACAATACACTCAGCACTGTATATATAGTTTTTTCATTTACCTCTCTCAAAGAGCTTATGAGTTGTGGAAATTATCATAATTGTACAGACATGGAAAAAGAGGTTAAGAACTTGCCTAATAGCGCAGTCTAGTCAGTGTTAGAACATGGACCTAAAATCAGGTCTTTCTTGCTCTTAGAATCCCACCACCTTCTCTCAGcaccactgagcacgagcacagGCAGGCGTAGagcaccaaagggaaaaaaaaaatctaccttctTACCCTGTACAGCACTAGACTGCTTCTAAGATGTAAACTACCATGTAGGGTACTCTCAgaaaacactcaataaatttaaatactGAGATAGATATGATGTATGTTAATTGTACAGCAAAAAtagggagaaaggggaaaaactaatttttgttttagataagaaagataaataatttaaaaaattatgagaatGAAACTCTGCCTTAGTTTCTTTTGTCTAAGAGCCATGTTTTATATATGTACCAAAGCTGATCAGGTCATTAGAGACTATTTTGTACAAATGTAGGAGAGAATGGTAGCATAGAAATGTTGGATTTGGAATAACAACATTTGGATTTATGTCTGGTCACACCATTGACTATCTGTAGTTGTGGGCAATTTATGTAAtgatttaagtaacttgccctaaaTTATGCAGGTAGTAAGTTGCAGAACCAGAATTTAGACTTAGCTCCACCTCTGAAAACCAGGTATAAATGAAGTAAAACTCTTGAGGCATGAAAATTAACACAGCCCAGTTGCTCATTGGAAACACTCATTTAATACCTGTTTACTCTTAATTCAGGCAACTTTGATATACTGGTTTTTCCAGCCTATAATGGATTAAAATTTGAGGGGAAGACTGCTATTAGAGCCAGGAGGACTAACAATAGTAAGAGATGGTACAGGGCCTGCTAGCAGAGGGCAGAGTCACTAGAAATGCTGCAGACTTGGCATTTGAGAGAGTTCAGAGCTATTTAGTTACAGGTGACAGCCTCCCTGGTACCTAAAGTGAATCAGAACAGTGAAGTACACTTGAGGTGGTTCAGTTAGAGACAGCTACCTGGTTTAAGAAAGCAGAGATACCCTTTCCGGCGGTGACGACCTCCCCACGAGAACATGCCTCTCGCAAAGGATCTACTTCATCGCTCTCcagaagaggagaagaggaaaCACAAGAAGAAGCGCCTGGTGCAGAGCCCCAACTCCTATTTCATGGATGTGAAATGCCCAGGATGCTATAAAATCACCACCATCTTTAGCCATGCACAAACAGTAGTTTTGTGTGTTGGTTGCTCTACTGTCCTCTGCCAGCCTACAGGAGGAAAAGCAAGGCTTACAGAAGGATGCTCCTTCAGACAGAAGCAGCACTAAAAGAACCCTGAATCAAGATGAATGGGAAACCGtcccaataaacacattttggataaaaaaaaaaaaaaaaaaaagaaagaaagcagagataGGTTTGCATAAGGCATTTGAGGATGATTTGTAGCAAAATTATTATAGTAAGACTCTTGACACTTTTCAAAGTGATGACCTTCAGTCACCTGGAATTTTATGATTCAGTAAGTTGATATATTGCTTTCAACAACTGAAAAACGAGAATCTTTCATTGTATTGAATTTTTGCTGAAAAGTTTAAAAGGGAATTTTATACTAGTTTCAGTACACATTTGCCCTAGTTTTATTGAGGTGCTGTGTTTTTGTGGGGGCAAGGGTGGGAGAGAACTGTTTCCCCATCCAAGATGTAGCTTACGTTCAAAGGGAAAGTAAGCCTACTCCAGCAAGCGGCTACCTTTGAAAATGGTTAGTGGGGTCTATTGTGTTTTAACCAAACATTTTAGTTTAAAGGGTTTTATATAAAAGGCAATTCAAATACTCCACAACTCAAAGATAATGTTGGATCTGgtttaaataaagtaataaaatccAGAAAATCTACTGCAAGGCCGGGAACTCTGCACAGCAGGTTCCGTAGCAGAGCAGGTTAAAATCAATGCCTTCACTTGTCAGTCTTAATTTGCTTTGGTCTTTTAGAAGGTAGAGGCATGCTATTACTGAAGGCAAGCCGCCCTCCTCGTTAGATTAAGGAGGGTTTTCATCCAGCTTTTTTTCAGAAGTACTAAATAAGTGAAGATTTCTATTcgtttttaattgttttgaaaaatattgactCTGTGTTCTGTGGTTCACTTAATATGCTTAATGTAAAATAAAGCTTATGCTTTGAATTTATGTTTCATTTAGTGCTGTGCAAGCATCTGCAGAACATCAGAAAAGACTTCAACAGTTCTTGGAGTTCAAAGAATAGTTAAGTAATATAAACTGTGTTCATTACACTGCTGATACAACTACAGATGGGACAGTAAATGTTCAGCATTCTTGGATCAGAAGAAAATGGATTAATTAGATGCTTCCTTTGTCGTGGTGGTTGCtttgaaaattatactttaatgGGAGAAATCATGGAAAGAAATTCTCAACAGAATAACTGGAAACTGCTTTTTCTGTACCGattgctttttgtgtgtgtggtataaTAAAATATTCGATTTTACAGAAGTATCTATGGCACTAGAAATGTTTGTAGCTTATATAgcttaataataataactagaaaatgtataaaatttactTTTGGGAGGAGTAGAGCCAGTTCAGAAGGTAAAATAGTTTAACTTGATCCAGTCTTCCTTCCTAATTGTTCTGAGAGTTTAGCTCTCTGTAAACTCAAAATACATAAACTTTTTTGGAGTAGGTTCTGTTTACTGAAGGATAAAAAGGGTAACAGTGGGGGAAAAGTCACAAAAAATATTGTATAAAGGACATATTTTGTTAATCTGttaggttgtgtttttgtttccagGAACAAATTAAATTTGCATGattgtccaaaaaaaaaactcaatttacAGATGCTAACTCTGTAtaaaagaatgtggaaaaattCAGTTCTTAAGTTACAAATTAAACATTCACATTTGGTTTTTGAAAGACAATTGACTTACCTCTATGAATTTATTTTGTATCATGCTAGTAAACAATAAGTGTATGGGTATTTCCCCAActagttttgctttctttttctggaacAAAACTAAATGTTTCAAATGAGAGAAGTTTTCCGAGAGAAACCAGgaaactttccctttgttcccCACCCTCATCTTCATTAGATCAGGTTGTTTTGTAAAGCTGATTTGGCCTCACAGAGGGTGCAACCCATGCCATGTTAACTGGCTAGTTGAAACATATTAGGAAGATCTTTACAGCCAGAAGCGACTTAGTCATCAACTAGCAAGTGAAACCGAAACGTCAGAGGGATTACTGTCCTTAGAAGTAGGTTGTATGTCCCCAAAGTAAGTGaggtaattttataatttattagaTCAACTTCTTTGGAGATGAAAGATTGGAAATCTTAATGGTAGATATTCACTGGACTAGCTTTGGACTGAAATGCTCCCTAGTAATTCTTTTTCTATTGCATTTTCCCTCCAGTGTCCCCCaagtttttctttaaagtcaGCGCAGTAGTTATTGTCTGTGATTCTTTAATGTGGTATATATGTCTACCATTTGTCTGATTACTTGATGTATTATATCTTGATTTATTTGTTGCCCCTTCAACCAGTACATGCCAAATCATAAATGAatcctgctggccttcaaagtgTCTTTATGAGGCATTTCCCTGGTCAAGTGCTTAGAGTATCTAGGCTGTTGCCTTTTTttgttgggtatttttttttcccctttggtctgAAGTGGAGTTGATCTCTCTTTTGAATGTAAACATTGAAATTCGAATGTGGAAGTTACTTACAGATAACAAGAAAATTATGCTAGGTTGACTGAGAACTGTTGAGTTTCATGTTTTAAAGCCATTGAGCTTTTTATAATTCCATGCTCTGTGCTGCCCATGGCTGAGGCATTTGGGGGGAAAAGGACTCTTAACCTTATGCTTCCATTAAAGAATTGTGGTATTTAACCCATTGGATTCCTGAGGCTGACAGTGGGATGAATCCTTTAAACTGTGACTTACTTGGATAAAACATCTGGCTAAGTTTAGGTTTTTGTCATTTCCCATATACTTTGGTCAAACACATTTGAGGAGCAATGTGAAAATTTCTAAGGTGTTCATCCCTATTTTTTCTCAAGAGACTGTGCTGGATACACACTTCACACAATGTCTGCCTGGTGCAAATTTGGAAACTGCCTCCCCAAATCTGGATTGTATTTAGTAGATAAGGAAGTCAGTTGTGTGTTGTTAATCTCCACACCATCTGTTGGGAGTAGGGCATGGCTCAATCACCTGCTATTAAAGAGAGCCCTTTCGCCTTTGTACAAGGAGGAGGCTCTTAGGAAGGCCAGCAGGAGGAGACAAGCATTTCCTTTAATGAGGTCACACCCTGCCTGTGAACCCATTGGCCTGAAAACTAGAGAATGTTCTTTAAAAGCTGTTTTCTGACTGTCAGTACAAAACACGATTGTATCAGCTCTTGTAAAATGTTTTCTTGACCCTCACAGAAGGTATAAATCCACATAACTTCATTCCTGGAGAACtggctgaggtgggaagccccataaaaagactggcaggacccccaagcagggccactactctcatgctggcaccatccggttccctggcccagaggctctatctcactttttgcctctgaaatggcttacttacccctaaaattctattggttccctgagctcacttctgattggttatttccttcactcctgactggtccactttcctaacttctgattggtctgtttgtagtacttcatttgcatggagctcactcctgataggttatttctctcactcctgattggtccattccccttactcctgattggttatttctctcactcctgattggtctagttctacaaagcttgttcctggttggtcaatttctgttatactttatttgcatatgacgttgcaaagtgtaaaactggcagcctataaaggcctgtgtaaacctacagacagggtccagagcttagagtgttaactcctctgggcctgctggcgtaataaacctgagttctccaactctccccGTGCTGCTTgatctctcgcccggatccaggctgctgtcaccactgagctgtaacacatttttctgcaacatttcaaACTGTTCTAgagtacaaacaaacaaacaaacaaacttgtgTAGTTGAATAGACATGGATAAGCAACAATTTGTTATTTTGCTGGATTTATTCCTTGGTAATTGTATGTCTTCCTGTAAATATGGTAATCTGTGTATATTCTTTTGTGTATCACTGACACTGAATTgggtagaaaaataaattgacaGGTTTTTCAAATGAAACTACTGAAATACGTATATCTGTGGGGTCAGTTACTTAGTAtctggtatgtgtgtgtgtgtttccttagtCACTTCGATTATCTCAGAGTTGTTGCTTATAGAACCTGAAaaggtttaattttttgagaaatcagcTTTTGCCCCTAACTGGACTAATCTAGTGGGTGATCTGTGTTTAATGGTAACTCTAAGGAGTCTGAATTCTAAAAGTCTCTTTGTTGTCCTGCCTATCTTTCTTCCAAAATTAAGCAAAGGATGCAGGTGGTAAGAGCTTTTTTTCTTGCCAGAATAGCATTTCTAATGAATCATATTCCCCCAAACTAACAGTTATGTCTGTCAGCTTTACTTAAATTAGTCTAAACTTCACCTCAAGATAATTGAGGTACTATACTAAGTAAGGCCCTCAGCTTCCTCTTTTGCTCTCCCAATTCAGTCATCTTTCTTTACAACCAAATAGTTTTAAAGCCAAGATGACTTTAATTTGTCAGTTAATAATCCAGCTATTTCTTAACAAGCTGCTGaccaccatttaaaaataagtaaaattgttattttttggagggggtaggaAGAGGGCTAGGTAAGCACATACCCCTTTAAGAATTCTCAGTCATGGCCCTGAGCAGCCTTGGCAGTTGCTGTGGTGCTGTGCATGTTGATGGAGAGCTAGCTAATCATTCAGAAATATTCACTGAATATCTGTTATGGCCAGCTGTTAGAGACAAATTGACCATGAACAAGACAGCCCTTGCCCTCCAGGAGTCTATCATCTAACGCAGTGGCGTTTGAAACTTGGACTCAGAAACACCAGACTCACAGAGAGTGCTTGTTAGAGGTGCGGAGTCTGGGTTCCCCTTTGGTGCAGATTCCGCTTCAGGCGGTCTGGACTGGTTCCCAAGAGATGTAGTTTGTAACAAATTCCAAGCAGTGTTCTGAGAAATCACACTGTGAGAATGGCTTATCCTACATCAGGAGTTACCAAATTTAACACGCATCAGAATCACTTAGAAAACTTGTTGAAGCACAGATTACTGGGCCTCACATCCAGAGTTTCGGATTCCGTAAGTCTGGGATGGGGCCCACgagtctgtatttctaacaaaTGTCCAGACAGTATGAGTGCTGCTCATCAGGAGACCACACTTTGGGAACCACGGGTCTAGTGGATTTTCTCATAAGTGGTGTTCTCTCAGATGAGTGCCTGAAGCATATGAACTACGACTTGCTGTGAGGTAGAGTTCTTCCATCTGATTCATCTGTTGGGAAGCTTGAAGAGTACGGCTAGATCCCATAGGTAGTGTTGGAATGCTGAGAAATATTCAGGTGTTCGTACGCTTACCTTGAAATTGCAGCAGGGGTTTGACATGTGTTGCTCTCTCACACCATTATGTGCTCGTGTCCATTTTGTTCCCCTTTGCCTGAATTTCTGTCTTGGTAAACTTCCTATTTTTCGCGATGAGCTTTAGCTTTCCCACATACCCCCAGATGGATTTCATTGTGTTTTTTCAGTGCTCTGTCATTCTTTTTTGGACTGTATCACGTTGAAGTGTAACTTAACTGATTACAAATCTGTCCCCTTGTAGATTATGCTCCCTCTCCTTCCAGGATTCCAGTTACACTTTCTCCATGTATCACCTGTGTCTTAATCTGTCTTACCTAATTTAGTATTTTTGACTTTCCATGCTTTATTCTGGATAGTTTCTTCTGACCTATCTTACAAGTCATTTTCTTCAATACTTTCTGTGTTGAATCAGTTAAACTTATCTCTTACACTAACAATAGCTTCCCAATATATAAGTGAAAATTAGCAGTCCTTTTTAAGGTTACTTTAGTTTTCATCTTTAGTGGAACTTCTATAATTCTGAAATCCAAaggtttttttaattggaaagttTGGTAACAAAATATGTTTGGCAGCTAAACCTGACCTTATCTGATATTAGCTATTTGTAGACCTAATGTATTCCACATAGTATGACTGTGTTTACATTCAGTGTAGTATGTTTGATTATGAGGTGCTGTCCCAGACCCTAGGGGAGCGTTATGTAACATACATCATTATTACCTttctaaaaatctgaaaaattctttATTCTGAAATATCTAGCCTCAGGAGTTTAAGACAAGGTGTGGTAGACCGTTGTAGACCTGTTTTTGTAAAATTCTGATTCATCCATTTACTCATTCAGCATTTACTCACTACCTGCTGTATACCAGGCCCGTGATAGGCACTGGTGGTACAAAATCATAGACCTTGCCCTCAGAAGAGCTCACTGCCTTGTGTGAGAGAAGTAAGTGGAGGTAACCCTTGCTTGCAAAGACCTTTTCTCTACTAATGTACGAAACTGGTGTGTCTTGCTGTTTGGCTGttgatgagcatcttttccaTTCCTAGCCTGCCTGACGTGCAGCATCTCCTTAGGCGtcctgattccagccccttttgTCACTTGCATTATTTTGCAGGAGCCGTGTAGCCCAACCTTGTCTTCAGTTCCTCATGTTCTCTCTGCACACAAGTCTTACCAGATGCTGTTGAGTGTGCCTTGCAAGTGATCCTGATGGTAAGAAAGTTCTGGAAGAACCGGGGGATGTCTGTGGCAGAGAAACATTGGAAGATGACCTCTAAATCACAGGCTTTTATTTGACAGTCTTTTGAAGATAGTTGACTTGTGATTGACTTACCCTTTTTAATCTCTCAATTTATTAGTAACAATGGTCTTCAAAGAATCTGAAACACTAGTTCCTCCTAACTGTATTATGTTTCTTAGTGGCAAAGACACAGTTTTCACTTCTACTTAGCTTAAGCATAAGGAGAGGAGTTGACTCCTAAGAGCATAGGAATCTCAATGAGCACAAGTATAGATTTGCTTCTGGGCCCCATGAAGAACCTGGAAAGCTCTCAGGGTTTCTAAATGGTTCTTCTCTGCTTTGTGCCTCAAAGCTTTATTCTCTCCCACCTAGTGGCTTTCTACCACTCTCTCTGTCTGCCCTCTAGCTCCTGAATTTACACATAATATAGACTGACCAGTtatgttttttttatttgttttttgttttgttttgtttttgtttctgtttttgagtagaggtactggggattgaacccagggccttgtgcatgctaagcatgcactctgccactgagctatcacCCTCCCCCAACCAGCTGTTCCTGAATGCCAACCAAATTCCCATTAGAAAGAAATTAGCCTAAGTGGATCAAGTGTTCAAAGGTCTAATTAGGCTTCAAGGACAGGGTCATGCAATGCCAGCCTGGTTTCTGAGAACTCACCTTTGTTGGTCAGGATAGAGTGGCAGGTAGGGGCAGGCTCCAGAGCCTCCCAACACAGGGGACAGAATTCAGGGTTCAGGGCCTGGAAAGAGGGGCTGGTAAGTACCCTTGCTTTGGGTTGGAACCCCAAAGAGACCCTTAGAAGAAGGGTGAAGAGGAAGTAGATTGCACTCTAATTGAGTTAGAATCCTCATTAAATTTAGTTGCAGTAATCTGTGTTTGCTAGTGTTTCTAGGTCCTTGGAGAAGCTATCATAAATCCTCCCTAGGAAAACAACAACCTGGCCCTCAGTTATTTCTACAAACAAGTTTGTAAATACAATGTCTGCACACAATTAAAAATAACCAGTCACAGGAAGAGACAAGACAACATGAATGAgaataacaaaagaaacagaataacTAAAATTAAGAGGTCACTGGATGGGTTTACCTGCAGATTAGatgtaactgaaaaaaatgacTTACAAGGTAGATTAGAAGAAATTATCCACGATAAagcatggaaaataaaaaaaaaattaaaatatagaagaCAGATTAAGACAGAGGTGGTATAATGAGAAAGTTTGTCAATGTAATTGGAATCCTGGAATGGAGAGGTGATGGAACAGAAACAATTCTGAAGATTTAACTGCAAAGAACTTTCTAAAATTGATAAATAGCAAACCACATATGGAGAAAGCTCTATGAACCCTGAACAggtaaataaaaagaatgtaCACTGAGGTACATCATAGTAAAAGTACTAAAGACCGAAGACAAATTGTTCAAAGTAACCAGGAGAGAAAAATAGACCACATTCAAATGAGTTAGACATTAGCTAATATTTCAACAAAAACAATGGAAGGAATGGAATGGAAGTTTTAAAGTGCTTTAAGAAATTTACtaacctggggggaggggcatatagcccagtggtagagcacatattagcatgcatgaggccctgggttcaatccccagtacctccattaacaaaaaaag carries:
- the LOC105066434 gene encoding small ribosomal subunit protein eS27-like, coding for MPLAKDLLHRSPEEEKRKHKKKRLVQSPNSYFMDVKCPGCYKITTIFSHAQTVVLCVGCSTVLCQPTGGKARLTEGCSFRQKQH